A single Anaeromyxobacter diazotrophicus DNA region contains:
- a CDS encoding serine/threonine-protein kinase produces MVGSFRVQRLLGRGGMGTVYLAEHPVIGSKVAIKFLHESMCANPELVGRFYDEARAVNLIGHENIVAIFDLALLPPSRYYIIMEYLDGAPFSALLRASRVDPAISLDVLLQLADALRAAHDRGVVHRDLKPENVFLVRRRGRAHFVKLMDFGIAKLADRQTGARTAAGVIVGTPEYMAPEQCENGRIDRRTDVYALGMMAYEAATGRLPFTGQGIPHILLAQLRQLPRPPREVDPTISPALEAVILKALQKDPADRFQDMAAFAAALEEVRRGPERAAARPPGAPAARALAPQLDVAGPGGYHRRLRPSEAARGGLFFPEEGTLPPLFSRLAVDVPAAGGRPVRVEGEVVRHVSAAEAARWQMQPGFALQLGALPGDAQAAVDALAAQLASRPALTPQPTEVPAPLALDAIAKRAAGGPYELLGARPEDGFPEIRERARAVRRQLEALQQNLTSGTRATRVPILLAQVDAAAALLGSPGERLMLDARRGNFHGVAHCVTAGTPPPVLEARRQAMLSEDPRRADEAQRHLARARVAEKLGNVAAALAEYEAALRSDPLDLELHRPYWDLRRRLEPR; encoded by the coding sequence ATGGTCGGGAGCTTCCGGGTCCAGCGCCTGCTCGGCCGCGGGGGCATGGGGACCGTGTACCTCGCCGAGCACCCGGTCATCGGCAGCAAGGTGGCCATCAAGTTCCTGCACGAGTCGATGTGCGCCAACCCCGAGCTGGTGGGGCGGTTCTACGACGAGGCGCGCGCCGTGAACCTCATCGGGCACGAGAACATCGTCGCCATCTTCGATCTCGCGCTGCTGCCGCCCTCCCGCTACTACATCATCATGGAGTACCTGGATGGTGCGCCCTTCTCGGCGCTCCTCCGGGCGAGCCGCGTCGATCCGGCCATCTCGCTCGACGTCCTCCTGCAGCTGGCCGACGCGCTCCGGGCCGCCCACGACCGCGGGGTGGTCCACCGCGACCTCAAGCCCGAGAACGTGTTCCTCGTCCGCCGCCGCGGGCGCGCGCACTTCGTGAAGCTGATGGACTTCGGCATCGCCAAGCTGGCCGACCGCCAGACCGGCGCCCGGACCGCGGCCGGCGTCATCGTGGGCACGCCCGAGTACATGGCCCCCGAGCAGTGCGAGAACGGGCGCATCGACCGGCGCACCGACGTGTACGCGCTGGGCATGATGGCCTACGAGGCGGCCACCGGGCGGCTGCCCTTCACGGGCCAAGGCATCCCCCACATCTTGCTCGCGCAGCTCCGGCAGCTGCCGAGGCCTCCGCGCGAGGTGGACCCGACCATCTCGCCGGCGCTCGAGGCCGTCATCCTGAAGGCGCTCCAGAAGGACCCCGCCGACCGGTTCCAGGACATGGCGGCGTTCGCGGCCGCGCTGGAGGAGGTGCGCCGCGGCCCCGAGCGCGCCGCGGCGCGCCCACCCGGAGCGCCCGCGGCTCGGGCCCTCGCGCCCCAGCTGGACGTCGCCGGCCCCGGCGGCTACCACCGCCGGCTGCGCCCCTCCGAGGCGGCGCGCGGGGGGTTGTTCTTCCCCGAGGAAGGCACGCTGCCGCCGCTCTTCTCCCGGCTGGCCGTGGACGTCCCGGCCGCCGGGGGCCGCCCGGTGCGGGTCGAGGGCGAGGTGGTGCGCCACGTGTCGGCCGCCGAGGCCGCGAGGTGGCAGATGCAGCCCGGGTTCGCGCTCCAGCTCGGCGCCCTCCCCGGCGACGCCCAGGCCGCGGTCGACGCCCTGGCGGCGCAGCTCGCCTCGCGCCCCGCGCTGACGCCGCAGCCGACCGAGGTGCCCGCCCCCCTCGCCCTCGACGCCATCGCGAAGCGCGCCGCCGGCGGGCCGTACGAGCTCCTCGGCGCGCGCCCCGAGGACGGCTTCCCGGAGATCCGCGAGCGCGCCCGCGCCGTGCGGCGCCAGCTCGAGGCGCTGCAGCAGAACCTGACCTCGGGCACGCGGGCCACCCGCGTCCCGATCCTCCTCGCCCAGGTCGACGCCGCCGCGGCGCTCCTCGGCTCGCCGGGCGAGCGGCTCATGCTGGACGCCCGGCGCGGCAACTTCCACGGGGTGGCGCACTGCGTGACGGCCGGCACCCCCCCGCCGGTGCTGGAGGCGCGGCGCCAGGCGATGCTCTCGGAGGACCCGCGCCGGGCGGACGAGGCGCAGCGGCACCTGGCCCGGGCCCGGGTGGCGGAGAAGCTCGGGAACGTCGCCGCGGCGCTGGCCGAGTACGAGGCCGCCCTGCGCAGCGACCCCCTCGACCTCGAGCTGCACCGGCCGTACTGGGACCTCCGGCGGCGCCTCGAGCCGCGGTAG
- a CDS encoding DUF4912 domain-containing protein has protein sequence MAELKNMTVQALRDLARKALGRGHSKLKTKSELIEALQAAEKRVAGAAGRAAGKLKEATSRAVRATSRAVEAVREPKRAPARAKAASRKPPAERARERPTRRPPAPAAARTPEPDPEGFMVARVAGEDAAHGAPHPLTERTLEQEPPARAPRAAGARRAAAAPYREDLGELPGGYGDDALIALPRDPKTLFLYWDHAQDTLRAAWEGLDGGRPQLWLFAREPEGGWTRVRVVDFALESRSYYLHDLEPGRVYRAEIHLVDRQGRDRLVPRASNEMMLPTVGPSPIIDDRFMRILWSEPLQRPLREPRAGGPFPEDVRQQLGRLSDWSRFAGRVWGGSAGGMGGRPFSPASSPSAPPSSPASPWGNGGGEGP, from the coding sequence ATGGCAGAACTCAAGAACATGACGGTGCAGGCCCTCCGGGACCTGGCCCGCAAGGCGCTCGGCCGCGGGCACTCGAAGCTCAAGACGAAGAGCGAGCTCATCGAGGCGCTGCAGGCCGCGGAGAAGAGGGTCGCGGGCGCCGCCGGGAGGGCTGCCGGGAAGCTCAAGGAGGCGACGAGCCGGGCCGTGCGCGCGACCAGCCGGGCGGTCGAGGCGGTGCGCGAGCCGAAGCGCGCCCCCGCCCGGGCCAAGGCCGCCTCGCGCAAGCCGCCGGCGGAGCGCGCGCGCGAGCGGCCCACCCGGCGGCCGCCTGCGCCGGCGGCCGCGCGCACCCCGGAGCCCGATCCCGAGGGGTTCATGGTGGCGCGGGTCGCGGGGGAGGACGCGGCCCACGGCGCCCCGCACCCGCTCACCGAGCGCACGCTCGAGCAGGAGCCGCCAGCGCGGGCGCCGAGGGCCGCCGGCGCGCGGCGCGCCGCCGCCGCGCCCTACCGCGAGGACCTGGGCGAGCTGCCGGGCGGCTACGGGGACGACGCGCTCATCGCGCTGCCGCGCGACCCGAAGACGCTGTTCCTCTACTGGGACCACGCCCAGGACACGCTCCGCGCCGCCTGGGAGGGGCTCGACGGCGGACGGCCCCAGCTCTGGCTCTTCGCGCGCGAGCCGGAGGGCGGGTGGACGCGGGTGCGGGTGGTCGACTTCGCGCTCGAGTCGCGCAGCTACTACCTCCACGACCTCGAGCCCGGGCGCGTCTACCGGGCCGAGATCCACCTCGTCGACCGGCAGGGCCGGGACCGGCTCGTCCCGCGCGCCTCGAACGAGATGATGCTGCCGACGGTCGGCCCCTCGCCCATCATCGACGACCGGTTCATGCGCATCCTGTGGAGCGAGCCCCTGCAGCGGCCGCTCCGCGAGCCGCGCGCGGGGGGGCCGTTCCCGGAGGACGTCCGCCAGCAGCTGGGGCGGCTGTCGGACTGGTCGCGGTTCGCCGGCCGCGTCTGGGGCGGGAGCGCGGGCGGCATGGGCGGGCGGCCCTTCTCGCCCGCCTCCTCGCCGTCCGCGCCGCCCTCGTCACCGGCTTCGCCGTGGGGGAACGGCGGCGGGGAGGGCCCCTAG
- a CDS encoding BamA/TamA family outer membrane protein, producing the protein MPSAALAVLALSLAAAAEGVAPPPAAAPGPAPVSPTAPASAPRPPPLSGEEGQGEGAAPAGPLASRRYVVEQIRFEGLTRTRPSEVRRHLSIAEGELLDDQAVLLSRLRLLQLGWFSRVETRVERGRERGLVTLVFDFTERNTLMITDFVLGSTGPQPLYGGLGVSQGNFLGLGLALGGAFVYGGTPADQPLAPARFALRGSFFDPDLDLGGLPLVFGVSALALHGEELACGDPECSAYQGRYGSAPRLRYDRLGGELTFGLRPGPFERLLAGYRVERVGSSRLSGAGGDPISLAPYTAAALAHPGRSWVSALTATYDRDTRNDLFFPTDGSRLAVNIVLGTEALGGDYEYSRYLIQLESDHALPRGHGLRLLAAAGAVQGDAPFFDRFYAADFAYFSIGPALGRALELNFSTDARYDAYLALAGAEYGVPLWGDGAFFHRGYLALGGRWVYTAARARAGRTRASSTPFSGDVALRLDTPVGSFNVSLGYALDNFL; encoded by the coding sequence GTGCCCTCCGCCGCGCTCGCCGTGCTGGCCCTCTCGCTCGCCGCCGCCGCGGAGGGCGTCGCCCCGCCGCCGGCCGCCGCCCCTGGCCCCGCGCCCGTCTCCCCCACCGCGCCGGCCAGCGCCCCCCGTCCCCCTCCCCTCTCCGGGGAAGAGGGCCAGGGAGAGGGGGCCGCCCCCGCGGGCCCGCTCGCGTCCCGCCGGTACGTGGTCGAGCAGATCCGGTTCGAGGGCCTCACCCGCACCCGCCCCTCCGAGGTCCGGCGCCACCTCTCGATCGCCGAGGGCGAGCTCCTCGACGACCAGGCGGTGCTGCTGTCGCGGCTGCGGCTCCTCCAGCTCGGGTGGTTCTCGCGCGTCGAGACGCGCGTCGAGCGGGGCCGCGAGCGCGGGCTGGTGACGCTGGTCTTCGACTTCACCGAGCGCAACACGCTCATGATCACGGACTTCGTGCTCGGCTCGACCGGGCCCCAGCCGCTCTACGGCGGCCTGGGCGTGTCGCAGGGCAACTTCCTCGGGCTGGGGCTCGCGCTGGGCGGCGCCTTCGTCTACGGCGGGACCCCCGCCGATCAGCCGCTCGCGCCGGCCCGCTTCGCGCTCCGCGGGTCGTTCTTCGACCCCGATCTCGACCTCGGCGGGCTGCCGCTCGTGTTCGGGGTCTCGGCGCTCGCGCTGCACGGCGAGGAGCTCGCCTGCGGCGATCCCGAGTGCAGCGCCTACCAGGGGCGTTACGGGTCCGCGCCGCGGCTGCGCTACGACCGGCTCGGCGGCGAGCTCACCTTCGGCCTGCGGCCCGGCCCGTTCGAGCGGCTGCTGGCGGGTTACCGGGTGGAGCGCGTCGGGTCCTCGCGGCTGTCGGGCGCGGGCGGCGACCCCATCAGCCTCGCCCCGTACACCGCCGCCGCGCTCGCCCACCCGGGCCGGTCCTGGGTCTCGGCCCTCACCGCCACCTACGACCGCGACACGCGCAACGACCTCTTCTTCCCCACCGACGGCTCGCGCCTGGCGGTGAACATCGTCCTCGGGACCGAGGCCCTCGGCGGCGACTACGAGTACAGCCGCTACCTCATCCAGCTCGAGAGCGACCACGCGCTGCCGCGCGGGCACGGGCTGCGCCTCCTCGCCGCCGCCGGCGCGGTGCAGGGCGACGCGCCCTTCTTCGACCGCTTCTACGCCGCCGACTTCGCCTACTTCTCCATCGGCCCGGCCCTCGGGCGGGCGCTCGAGCTCAACTTCTCCACCGACGCGCGCTACGACGCCTACCTCGCCCTCGCCGGCGCCGAGTACGGCGTGCCGCTGTGGGGGGACGGCGCCTTCTTCCACCGGGGCTACCTGGCCCTGGGCGGCCGCTGGGTCTACACCGCGGCGCGGGCGCGGGCGGGGCGCACGCGCGCCTCGAGCACCCCGTTCTCGGGCGACGTGGCGCTCCGGCTCGACACCCCGGTCGGCAGCTTCAACGTCTCGCTCGGCTACGCGCTCGACAACTTCCTGTGA